AGTTGTTATACGTTCACGTACTTCGTCAAAAGAACGAAGATCAGTTTCGAATGTTCTAGAAGTACCAATAGATTTCTTCTTTTCAGGCTCAACCATTTCGATAGTTGGAATACCTTTCAAATCCTTTTGCAAGTTCAACCCGGTAATGGTCATATTCTTTCTTACCCAGGCTTCAGAGAGATTCACAAAGTCAATAGCTTTATAAGCACCAATAGCATAAAGCTTCTTAGCATTTCTTCTACCTACGCCCCATATATCCTCAACCTTAAGCCATTTCAGAGCTTTAATGCGCTTCTCTTCCGTATCAATGACATAACTACCACCAGTCTCATTTGGAAACTTCTTTGCAATCCTGTTGGCCAGTTTAGCCAGGGCTTTAGTAGGAGCAGTTCCAATACTTATTGGTATACCGGTACCTTTTTCAATCCTTGCTTTCATTTCAAGACCATACTTCTGCAGGTCCACATTAATACCCTCCAGATTCAGGAAACACTCATCAATAGAATAAATCTCCTGGTGAGGACTGTAATTTGATAATAGAGACATTACACGTCTGCTCATATCACCATAGAGAGGGAAGTTGGCCGAAAACACTTTAACCTTGTATCTTCGAAATAGATGCTCATACTCGAACGCAGGTGCCCCCATAGGTATGCCAATTGCTTTAGCCTCATTTGACCTTGCAATAACACAACCATCGTTGTTGCTTAAAACAACAACTGGTATTCCGATTAGAGTAGGATTGAATACTCTTTCACAGGAAGCGTAAAAGTTATTACAGTCTATAAGTGCGTACATCTATATTTTCGGCTATACTTATATTTGTTTTTGTTTCTTGCCTATAATTGGTTAATTTTGTTTTTCTCAATTGATAGAAAAATCACAATCAGGGTGTCTAGAAAATAATTGATTTATTTTCATTTAATATATGGTAGTAATTAACGATGAAGTCTGAAGGCATTCCACTTCATCGTTTTTTTGTGTCAATGTTTACGTATAGAATACTTTACCACTCCCCATATAGTCACACCCTGTTCATAGTTCACCTCTAATAATGGGAAGTCCTTATTCGAAGGAACCAGGAAGCACTTACCATCTTTCATTTTAATACGCTTCAATGTAAATTCACCATCGATAAAACAAAGAGCGATTTTATTTTCTTCCCACTCTAAGCTTTTATCAATAATCAGAAGATCTCCATCACTAAAATCATTACCCATAGAACTACCCGATACCCTTGCAAAGAATGTAGTTTCTTTATGATCTACCAGCAGTTCATCCAAACTTATATAGTCGTGGAAGAAGTCATCCGCAGGAGAAGGGAAGCCAGCCTGAACATTACCTATGTACGGGTACTTCTGCTCAGAACTCTCAGGTTGAATAAGTTCTATTTTTTGGGTGTTTAGTTGCTTTTTCATTCCAGCAAATTTACTCTATTTTCAGATCAGTTTTTCCAAGATTTGAAAATTTAAGATACATACAATAAGATTTGATAAGTATAAATAAAATAGTTAATTTTGAGAAATATCAAACTTAAAGACCATGAGTGCAGATACTTTTAGACTAATTTCAGCAATTGTAATAATCGTAAGTTTACTATTAATTATCTTTTTCACAATAGAAGCGAGATGGAGATCATTAAGGGCTCATAAGAGAAGTCCCGAAGTGAGAGAGAGGTATAAAACAATGATCCTGCAGTATAAACCAAAGAAACATAACTCAAAAACAACTCATACCGACACATCCATTAAATAGTTGTATTAAGCCATAACTCAATGGATGCCACGATGAGGATTACGCAAGTAATTCTCATCGTTTATTTTATCAATGGTATTAAAGAGATGAGGAAAAACGCTCGCGAAGCGACCTTAAAGTCATCGTTTTTCCGTGTTTAAAATATTATATTATTTTGTAAAACAATGATATAATACATCGACACTACGCTTTTCCAAATAATTAAAGAACGGTTCTACCCCATTAACTTTCGAAAACTTAGCTTTTATCCTGTTTAATAGCTCATCGTCAGACTTAGCATTCATTGCTTTTTTAAGTGAAGCGATATCTTCTACCGTAATAATTTTTTCTTCTTCGAATCCATTACCAGAATCGTACGAACAAAAATAAAATGACTCAGAATCCAGTTCGATAGTTATACTACGACTAATTTCATAATTATCTTTGTAAATTTCCATGATTGATTTTTAATTAATGCTTATAAAGTTATGATATATATTTGATATATACCTATCATACAAATGATAAGTGAATAGAAACAATAATATAACATCAATCCCACACCGGAAGGTGTGGCGCACTTTTTGTGCAAACCGATAAGTTTAAAAACGCCAATGCTGTATGGAGTTGACACTCCATACAGCAAGCGATGAAGTGAGTGAGTTGAGATTGTCAGGCGTAGCCTGGTAACGAATTGAACGGCAAAAGAACAGGTTGTAACAGGTCGGGAGCGATCCGGTGTGGATGACGGGAGCTTGCGACCAGAATGCACACTTCAATAGAGCGGAGTTGAACAATCCCAAAAAGCGGTGCGGTGTGAATGGAGAGAATGAAGTTGGACACAGAAGTGAATAGACGGTGCGATAGTTACATTAAGAACCGATGGTAGAAATGAACGATGTGGTCGACGGAATGAAAGGAGTGAACAGGGTAAAGCGAGGTGAGTAGAAAGATTAGGCAGTTAATATTAGGAATGGCATACCTGCAAAAAATGTGACACACCGATCTGCCCGACTGACCCGCATAGCAATTAACATATAGATTTTGCTATGGATAGTTATTCAATTCCCATAAATATTTAATTCCCACATTAAAATGTTTTAAAAGAAATAGCCAGGACGTTCTTTTCTAATCACATCTGAAACTTCTTCAATTAACTTTGCACAAGCTAACACGAATTCGTCGTTCACTTCAATTAATGTTCGAATTTCCGAAACATCACCTTCATTAAAATAATCTTCTCCAGGCATTTTTATTTTAAAAGACAATTTACTTGATTTAGCAACCAACGTTTCATAACTTCGCCCCTCTCCATGTTTAAGAACGTTAATAGCGCAGATAAAATCTTCAAAACGATTTTTTAGATCATAATTGTCCGAATTATTTAGGATTTTTCTTGCTTCTTCAAAACCATTCCTACAAGCTAAACCGTCTTGTAATATGGATTCAAATATCGAAAACATTCCTACTGCAGTGATTGCCTTTTGAAGTTGAATCATTTGAAGATTCTTAATAAGAAAAGTTGAACCGCTTGTTCGGAGTTGTACTATTACTTTAGATTCAACTTCTTCCAATATGCCTAAAGTAAAAGAAGTACTTCTAAATACTAATTCACTAAATTGATGCATATCCTTATTTATAATAACTAATATCGGTTAAATATAAGAGCAGTGGCTGATATCAAGGCGATTACCTGTCCGCCATCACAAAATTTATTAAATGCACAGACCTTGATTTTACCACTTCACCCGCTATTGCTTTTTACAATGTTGTTTATTCGTTGTATATTTAGTTCATGCTCATCAGCGTGGCCAAGGGCATACTCTTGGGCAAGTTTTGGCTTGCGTGTCGGCTGGTGCGACTTGGCATTGTGTATGGCTGTTGTGCATTGGCATATCAGTTTTGTTCTTGTTTTATTGCGTCTTCAATTATCTTGTTTATCGCCTGTTGTTTTTCTTCAATTTGTCTGTCAATTACTTTTTGCTCGTCAAGTTGTGTTTTGATTTTTTCAACTATTTCAGCCTGTTTGGTATCGTCCCAATCGGGAATTGGAAACTCTTTTATTTGACTTGGGAAAATGTTAGTGTTGTTGCCAAGTCCTTTTTTGTGAGTGTAAACCAGATACTGAAAAAAGTCGCTTCGCATATAGTAATAGGCACACAAAGGGTCAAAACCTGTTAGTCTTATTCTTTGCGTGAAGTCTGCAAAAATTCCGTTTATGTCTTCGTCTTCAATTAGGGCAACTTTTCCGATTGTTCCTTCTCCAGAACGTGCTAAAAGGATGTCGCCTTTTTTCACTGTCTTGTTTAGATTACTTGCTGCATAACTTTCAGAAACCCTTTTGCAGTCTTCGGGGTCAAATTCCCAAGTTTTGATATTTGACATTGCGATATAAAAATATTCACCTTCTTCATCATAGTCGCTTGGTGAAACACTTTTGCCCAAAACGATATTCTCGGAGATGAAATCTTTAATTCGCTTGTTTGTCATGCTTTCTAAAAATGATTGAATATAAGCTCCTGCTTTGTTATGAAAGCGAATACCCATTCGGCAATCAATGTTGTTTGAAAACTTTGAAATGCTTGAAGTATAACTTTTCTCTTTCTTGATGTTTTCAAACGCTGACCAATCAAAGTCAAATGATTCTCCAAAAACTTGATTGATAATGCTTAAAGTTTGCTTCTTGGTTGCTTTTAGATTTGCAATATCTTGTTTTAAAGGACTTATTTTTTCAATAAGCTCTGATTGTGAATTAACAAGTGCATCAACAATTGATTTCGGGAAACGAATAGATTTTAAATCGTCTACCCTTAAAGTAGGATAACCTTTACCTTGTCTTGATACTGCATTTATTTGATTGATAAATTTTGTTCTTAGAGCTAAAAAGAAAAGTTCAGAATTGATTTTTGGTCTAATATGAATAAACGCTTTAGTAAAATACGTTTCTTCGTTTTCAATTAAAACATTTTTATTTAGGTAAGGTCTAATTTTAGAAATCAGAACATCACCCGATAAGGGTTTGATAATATCTCCCTTTTCAATCTTTTTAAATAAACTTTCGTTTTCTTCTTGCCTGTCGTCAAATGATAATTCAATTGGCTCAACTTCACCTAATTTATTTACGTTGCCAATTTCAGCATACTTAAACTTTTCAAGGCTAGCAATATCAACACTTTGAAAAGGAACGAAATCAAATAACTGTCTGTAAGAATAAAAATCCTTACTGCTAGTTTCAAATGATGAAATATACTTGTAATCGTATCGCAAACTTTCTTCTGAGCGAAAATCAGAAAATTTCTTTTTTTGAATATTTACTCCCATACTACTTCTTTTCTAATGTTGTCTAATATGGTTAGTAATTCAGATGTGCGAAGCACAATGTCACAACTTTTATAGCGTGAAAGCAAACCGTTTTTAAAGTGGTTAATCAGTTCTGTATCGGTTCTCTCTGCAAATTCTGGTTTTAGTTTATCGTCTTCATAATATTTTTTGAAAATCTCAATTACTTGGTTTTTCTCGGTTTCAGTCTGTTCAATTTTTGTGTTTTGTGCTTCAATGTCAGCATTAAGTTTTTCAGCTTTCTTTTTCAATGCTTCGGTTTCTTTGCCGTCAATTTTTTTATTGACTGCTTCCAATTCCGCTTTTAATTCAGACAATTTCTCTTTTAAGATTTTAATATCTCGGTCGTAGCCTTCCAAGATTTCTTTTGTTTTAATGGTGTTTGGTGCATACTCAATATCGTAAAGGTCGTTTGGCATTGGGTTTTCGCCCCGTTTGGTGCGTTTGTAGCCCACATTTTCGGCTTCTGCCATAAAAATATCGTAGTCCATTTCTTTGGCTACTTCGCCAAATACCCACCAAGCATTATAAAAGCCAAAAACATTGGTTTCCTTTTCAAATTTTGAAAGGCTGTCAATTTCTTCGCTGTATTTGGTTAAAAGTTCTTTTGGGTTGAGTCCTTCGTCTTCGGGTGTGATATAGTCTTTCAAAAAGCGTTTAATGTTCTCTGAAATGTGATTTAAATCTTCTTTGTTAATGACTTCAACGGCTTCTTTATCTTCTTTCTCTAATAGTTTGTTTAAGTCGGTTGTAAGCTCTTTAACCCAGGCAAATTTTTTGCTGAGTTTGGCTTTATTTACAAAGTAATCATGATAGCGAACAACACGAGTCTTGAGTTTTGCCCATTCTTTTCCGTATTTGTCCCAAAGCTCGTTCCATTGCTCAACTTGTTTTTTTGTTTTCTTTTGAGCAAACAAAAGACTCGTTTTGGTTGAAGTAAAAGGCTCAAAAGTTATCTGCGGTAAACTTACGATTGCCTTTACATTGAAATACTTGAAAAGGAATAAACGAATGTATTTGTTTTCGGTAGTGTCAAAAACGCTTTCAGGCAATACAACACCCAAACGACCGTTCTCTTTCAAAAGCTGGTAATATCGTTCAATAAACAAGTTTTCAGAGTTCTTTTTGTCGCCAAACACAAAAGCATTTTTCACTTCTCTTTGTGTTTGCGTGTCTAAATCAACGCTAAAAGGTGGATTACTTACGGCAACATCAAATTTTGCGTTTACTTCTTTGTCGTTGTATAGAGTTTCCGGATTGGATGTTTCTAAGTAGTTAGGTGATGTTTCTTTTACATAGAAACGAAAAGGTAACAAGCCGTCTTTTACAAAAATGTTGGTTGAACCATCACCGTGCAAAATCATATTTACTTTGGAAGCTGTGCCTAAGTCAAAATTGATTTCAGTACCGTATAGATATTCTCTTGCCCATTTATTCTCAGCATAATCAGGCATAAAAAGTTCTTCGTAACGCTGTTTGATTTGTCGGCTTGTTTTGAGTTTGTATTTTTGTTTGTATTTGACTTCTTTGGTTATCAGCTTCATTGCTTCAACCAAATATGTTCCGCTTCCTGCCGATGGGTCAATAATTAGCGGTAATTCTCTATCATTGTTTAGTCTGTCAATTGCTAATTTGTCAAGCTGTAAAGCGTAAAGCAAAAAGTTTACGATTGGGGTAGGGGTAAAAAACTGCCCTTTGTTTTGTTTGAAACCGTCTCTTGTAATGCTTTCAAAGAAATCACCCAAAATGTCTTTTCCGTCTAATGAACTACGACCTTCCAAAAATGAAAAGCTCTCTAAGGATTGAACTGTATAAATGAGTTTGTTAAGTGGAAATTTGTTTCGGTTGATGATGTTATCATCATCAATTTTTTGCTGTTCCGAAACATTGAGCTGTTCTTTTAATGCTCTTTTGTAAAGTTGGTTTATTCTGTCGTAAACTTTTTCTGAAGCTTCAATATGGCTACCATACTGATAAATTTGAAAATCATATTCTTTTCCTTCTTCTTTTTCGTATTCATCCTGAATTTTAGCAAGTATAATATTGACAAGCGAATAGAATATTTCACTGTCGTTTGTTCCGCCACCGCCCCAAAGCACATTATGAAGATTTCTCCCCAATCCTTCTATTTCTTCTCGATTGATTTTTTTTCTTAAATCGTGTTTTTCGTGTCCTTTGATTAAAGACTGTTTCTTAGGTTCTCCGTAACCTGCGGTTAGTTCAACCCCAATGGAAATAAAGCCGTCATTTTCCCAATCTGTGTAGTTTCGGTATTTCTCAAAGTCAATGATGATAGCTTTGTCTAAAACGCCTTCGTCTTGTAGGTCAGCTGTATAGTAAACCAAATATTTCACTTTGGTCTTATAGTCTTTTTCTTCGGCGACTGCTAATGAAAAAAGTTGTCCTTCAATTTCTTCTTTATCTTTCTCAAACTTGTCAGGTGCTTTGGCTTCAATGAAAAAGAACGGATTGCCTTTGTCGTCTTTTACAATGATGTCAATACGTGGCGTTAATTTTCCGTGTCCTGCTTTTACGGAATATTCTTTTTCTATTTCAATGTTCTCAGGTTTATAATCAAGTTCGCTTACCAAGCGGTCAATTAGAAATGCTCTTACAATTTCTTCGTCACCTGTCAAAGATTTTAAAACTCTGTACTGTTTAATTTTTTCGGAATACTGAACAGTCGCTTTGTCAATGCTGATTTTAGCAACACTGTTTTTATGTTTGTGCAGTTTCTGTTCAATATTTTGCTTCCAATCTTTCATACTATATATCTAAAATTTTATAAGTCGTCAAATTTACTTTTTTTGTCCGTTGGTTTGTCCATGCGTGGGCAAAAAATGGCTCTTTTGGTTTTTCAGCGTTGAGCTGTGTGTAGGCAAAAACCAAATGTGCCTTTTGAGGGTCAGCTGTCTTTTTACATTGATGTATAACGTTTGGCGGTATGGTTAGTTGCCGATTTCGAAGCACTTTCCTTTCAAGTTACAACTACTTTTGATACAAGCTGTGCCGCTCGAATACCCACTTCACCGACAATTAACTATACCGCGTGTTATGCAAAGTTTTATTTCTAAACTGGATTTCTATCTCTCTCTCCTTTAATTCGTTGCCTTTTTGAATTAGATTTTCTATTTGCTTTTCAATAATCATTTGTTCTTGTTTAAACTTTCTTATTTTTTGCTCATCTAAAACATCAAACTCTCCATTATCAATTAATAGATAATGTTCATTTAATGAATTCTCAATGTGATTCTTTCTATCATGCAAAAATTTAAGTTCCTCATTGAGCATCATCCTTTCTTTTATAAACGCTTCTTTAAATTCATGGTATCTCAATATGTCTTTCTCTTTTCGTAATTGAGATAAGCGATTTCTTTCATCTAAGCGCCTTAATTCTCTTATTTCCTCAATAACCTTTTGGTCAATGTGTTCATTTAAATAGTCTCTTGCAAACTCTAAAAATCTATCTGATTGATACATGTAAAATGATTCTTGTGTCTCTAATTTGAATTCTTTGATTAATTCCGGTCTTGGACTGATAGTTTTACCCTTAAATCTTACCCACCAGTCTTCTTTTCTGTCATCGGTAACTAAAATAACAGCTTGTTTTAATTCTTTTGATTTATTAATAGTTTGTTTCCATACAATCAAGTCTCCGAATTTTTTAGAATTAGCCTCCGTATCATCTTTCTTATTTGAATCCTTAAAACCTGGTGGAATTTTATTAGCAAATCTATATTCGCCCTCTTTAAATAAAGCTTTCAATTCTTCTTCACTAAATTCATTTCCAACTTTATTGTCAAACAAAGATTCTACCTTATCAAGTATATCATCTTCGCTTATCCTTTTGTTATGGAAGTCCTTACTAGAATTCAAATTTTCACAAATCTCTTTACTCAATTCAGAAAACTTCTTTAACAGTTTTTGTGGAATAAATGGATGTTGTCTAGAATTCTTAAACTCTTTTTCCATTGAATCAATTGATGAAATAGCATCTTCATATGCTTTTTCTTGTTGGCTAATAACAGATAGTCTGTTATCAAAAAATTCTTGTGCTGATTGGTGCGGAATCCAAATTCTTTCTTTGAGTTTATCTAATATTTTAATAAACTCTTCTCTTGTTTCATCTGAATATCTGTAAAAATTTAGTAAAATATTAGCATCAAAAGTGAAAAGAGCATTATCCCATAATTTGTTAATGTCATTTTCTGATAGTTTAAAATAGCCTGGAAATTTTGATTTCATATCTTTTTAAATTTTGCATAACGTGTTATTTACGCAATGAATATACAACATTCGTATATACCCGATTTACAACATTCGTATATCCCTACGAAATCGGGGGTGTTTACGAAAGTTATTTGAATATGATTTATTATGCCTTTATTTAGTTAACAAATCTAATTATGTTAAGAATCCAAAGATAACGAAAAATATAAATAGAAAAAACTAAAAACCCTCAATAATATAATCTGCAATATCGTAACCCGCTTTGGTTTGATCTTTTGTGGCGTGTTTTTCGGTTAGTGAGGATGTTTTGATATTACAAAAGATTTGGCTTTTGATTTGAATAGATTTCTTTTCCCATTTATCAAAGCAACCGGCATCGGGGTATAGGACTACATTTTTATTTTGGAGTACTCTTGATTTCTCAACGTTTAGGCCGTTGAGGTTGCCTGCTGCAAGCCAATTGTAGTTATCGAAGATAATACTTCCTATAACGGCTGTTTTTTCTGCCTCAACGAGTGCGATTGGTTTGTCGGGGTAGATGCGGATGAGGTGTTCACCGAAGTAGCATTGACATAGATTGAAGTTGGCAAATTCGGAGTTTCTTTTTTTGGAGTTTCTTTTTTTTAATATGTTGTGCACCCAGTTTATTGCTCCGGTCTTGTTTTTGATTCGTTTCCCGGTATCGGGATTGTATTGCATTATCTTGCCTGTGCGAACTTTACCATTTATATCGATCTGCCAGAATATAACGCTTTGGTTTTTTGTTGCTCCAAGAGCGTAATTTCTCATTGCATTTTCAATTTTATCGCGCGAAAAGTGTTTGCACAAGAAGCGCACAAAATTAGAGTTGAATGAAACGGATTGTTTAACATAGCTGAGAGGAATAAAATCTATTTTACATTGCGAAGCCTTCAGGCGAACTGTGTGAGCATGCAAAGGTACTGAGCTCGGTTTATTATAATTATGATCATTAAAATATTGACGTGGAGGATAGTGATATCCACATTTAATTGCCCGGTTGCATATTCCAACAGTAGGATGAATTGGTTCTCCTGTGTTTCCATCCAAATATAAAGTAAAGGTTTTCTTTACTTTACAATTTGGGCAAGTATGACGTGTTCCCCTACCCTTATATGGTTCGAGAAACGGTTGTTTATATAAAGACATGAGATTATTAATGTGTTGCAGGAAGTTCACTTTCTGCACATTCTACACTTTTTATGTGTAGAATGTGCCTTTTTCAGTCTAAATATCTTGAAATAGTGTAGAAAGTGTAATAAGTGCAGAATTTAGAACAGTTATTTATTTTACCCTTAACTTACTGCATTATTGTCCGAGGTTGAGAATATTATTCTCTCAACATTTACAGCCATACCATAATTTTTCCGTTCAATAAGAATTCCCAGGTTCCGGATTCGATCACTAAAATTTCTCTTAGTTACCGGGATATAATTATCATCCTTACAGAAAGATTTAAAATCACTGTATAACTCTCCCAATGGCGTAAACTTATCAGTTGATGTAATATACTTCTCATCAATGAAAAGAGCAACTGTATTTGATTCTCTTTTATATTTATTGAGAATATTGTCCACTGCATTGCATTGAGTGAAGTTCTTTTGTTGTAGCAACCTTTTCAGTCCGTCCAGGACCCAGTTGAACACTCCTGATAATTCATTATTAATGATTTTACTAGCCAACTGTTTATCCTGTTTATTCTCCGGAATTGTAACATCAAAAGGAATAATAAGAAACCTGCGAAAGAACGCATTATTCACCTCAACATCCTTTGGAAGCTCATTGCAGTTAAATATCAATTTAGCGTAATTGGTAAGCGTGAATGGCTCACCATATGGTAGTCGAGCCTCAACAGGCTCACCAGACACCAACTGTTTGAAAATAGATGTTTCAAGCTTACCATTAATCTCACTTGCATAGTTAACAAGCTTATTGGCCAGCATAGAACGGAAGTAACCGTTCTCATTTGTCAGATTTTGAAGTGAGAAATTACTCACATTCTCAGTACCACCAAGAAGAGCGTTTACTATCTCGAAGAAAACAGACTTACCGTTGGCACCGGTCCCATATAAAACAAGAGACTTCTCGAGTTTTAAAACAGAAGTTTTGATAAAAAGATAACCGAGGTACTCGGCAAGTATCTTTTGTCTGTTTATATCGGGCAAAACAGTGTTTAGATAATCATCAAAGATAGGACACTCTGCCTTTTCATCATAAGGGAACGGAAGCTGATAAGTTAGAAAATCATTCCTGTCAGGCTTTCTCAGATGCATTTTACTACCATCGATCTCAAAAGTACCGTTCTTAAGATTTATCAAAACAGAATTATCATTCTGTTGAGGCTTTGGAAGTCTGGAAACAGACAGAAATTGTTGCAACAATTGTCGGCGAAAAGTATATAGCCTGGCATCGAATTTATAGACACCCATTTTCTCGGCAGCCTTACCAAGGAATATTTGGAAATCCTGAGACTCCACACAACTCCAATACTCACCATTGTACAAGTAAATGAAATTATGATTCCTGCAAACTCCCCAATTATTCTTATCCGCTGTTTCAAGAATTTTCTCAACACACGTAACAAGGAAATGCTTCTGCAGTAATTTCTGATCATCATTTTGGAAACCAGCCTCATTTCTGAAATCCACCTCATCGATTTGCTCATAAAGAGAAAACAGAATTTGAGAATGATCTTTAACCGGTTCACTTTCAATTATATCGAACTGTTTTTCAAATTCACTTAAATCAAGATCGAGTAAATCAATAAAATTTTGTTTATCAGAAACACTAACTACATTATTTACTTCAGTTGCTGTTCCATTAACTTCACATTTCACTAGCATTCATACCTCCTTTCTCATCATCTTCACTCTCGTAATCACCTCTTCTTAAGTCACCATTATAATTTTCTTTGAGTAATAAAAAGATGTCCGACTTTCTGTAATATAACTTACCTTTAATCCGTGAGAAAGGAAGCAGACCTTCAATTCTCCAGGTCTGTAAAGTTCGCTGACTAATATGCATGTTAGTGCATACATCCTGAGCATCAATCCAGTCAGACCATTCATCTTGCCGATCAGTTAAATCTACTCCTTTCATAGGCTCCTCCTTCTTATATTATTACGGATACGCATAGTCTGTTCCTCAATAGCTGCTTCCAGATCTTCCTTTTCTTTGCTATCACTTATCAACCACTCATCAATTTCGCTTTTTAGAAACTGTAATTTCTTCCCTTTCTTATGATAAGGAATAAATTTAGAGCACACCCAACCGTAAACAGTTTGTTTGGCCGGCTTCGCAGGGAGATAAGAACACAGTTCATCAACATTCATCCATACAGCTTCATTAGGTTTGGAATTCAATGTAGCTTCGATCATGTTTTCAAGATTTCCAATTTTCTCAATCAGAACAGTAATAGCTTCAGGTACTTCATTAAATGTAATTGTTTTGTCATCCATAATATTAATGGCATTAATAGACTTATTTATGTGCCAATAAAAAATAAGCCACCACCTCTACAGTGAGGTGATGGGACAAATATAGATAGCTAAATATAGGCTGTAACGGAGTCAGGGAGTTACAGAA
This portion of the Lascolabacillus massiliensis genome encodes:
- a CDS encoding DNA primase family protein; this encodes MLVKCEVNGTATEVNNVVSVSDKQNFIDLLDLDLSEFEKQFDIIESEPVKDHSQILFSLYEQIDEVDFRNEAGFQNDDQKLLQKHFLVTCVEKILETADKNNWGVCRNHNFIYLYNGEYWSCVESQDFQIFLGKAAEKMGVYKFDARLYTFRRQLLQQFLSVSRLPKPQQNDNSVLINLKNGTFEIDGSKMHLRKPDRNDFLTYQLPFPYDEKAECPIFDDYLNTVLPDINRQKILAEYLGYLFIKTSVLKLEKSLVLYGTGANGKSVFFEIVNALLGGTENVSNFSLQNLTNENGYFRSMLANKLVNYASEINGKLETSIFKQLVSGEPVEARLPYGEPFTLTNYAKLIFNCNELPKDVEVNNAFFRRFLIIPFDVTIPENKQDKQLASKIINNELSGVFNWVLDGLKRLLQQKNFTQCNAVDNILNKYKRESNTVALFIDEKYITSTDKFTPLGELYSDFKSFCKDDNYIPVTKRNFSDRIRNLGILIERKNYGMAVNVERIIFSTSDNNAVS
- a CDS encoding helix-turn-helix domain-containing protein; amino-acid sequence: MKGVDLTDRQDEWSDWIDAQDVCTNMHISQRTLQTWRIEGLLPFSRIKGKLYYRKSDIFLLLKENYNGDLRRGDYESEDDEKGGMNASEM
- a CDS encoding helix-turn-helix domain-containing protein, with product MDDKTITFNEVPEAITVLIEKIGNLENMIEATLNSKPNEAVWMNVDELCSYLPAKPAKQTVYGWVCSKFIPYHKKGKKLQFLKSEIDEWLISDSKEKEDLEAAIEEQTMRIRNNIRRRSL